From Rhizobium tumorigenes, the proteins below share one genomic window:
- a CDS encoding ABC transporter substrate-binding protein: MKRRTFLIGTTGAIFGASLNGIPSAMAQDAKPEKTDVAIGVGGKPLLYYLPLTIAERKGFFKEEGLNVTINDFAGGSKSLEGLVGGSLDIVAGAYEHTIRMQNKGQDIVGICNLGRFPGIVIAVRKDLAGEIKSMADMKGRKVGITAPGSSTALMFQYAMLKSGLKADDASLIGIGGGAAALAAFKSGQIDAISHVDPVIAQLQYDNDIAILLDTRTEAGTRSLFGGPNPAATVYLKKDFAIANPVTTQRTVNAFMKALKWIGQASPEDVASVVPTEYQLGNRDLYMQAFKNSKEMYSLDGLVTKEGYESMMGVLKTLDPGLANADVPFSKTFDPTFAKAAKT; the protein is encoded by the coding sequence ATGAAACGCAGGACTTTTCTAATCGGAACGACGGGTGCGATATTCGGCGCATCCCTCAACGGCATCCCTTCGGCGATGGCGCAGGACGCCAAGCCTGAAAAGACCGACGTGGCGATAGGGGTGGGCGGCAAGCCGCTCTTATACTACCTGCCGCTGACAATCGCGGAACGCAAAGGCTTCTTCAAGGAAGAGGGCCTGAACGTTACGATCAACGATTTTGCGGGCGGCTCGAAGTCTCTCGAGGGCCTCGTCGGCGGTTCGCTCGATATCGTCGCCGGTGCCTACGAGCACACGATCCGCATGCAGAACAAGGGACAGGATATCGTCGGGATCTGCAATCTCGGCCGCTTCCCCGGTATCGTCATTGCCGTGCGCAAGGATCTCGCCGGCGAGATCAAGTCGATGGCCGACATGAAGGGGCGCAAGGTCGGCATTACCGCGCCCGGCTCCTCGACAGCGCTGATGTTCCAGTACGCAATGCTGAAGAGCGGATTGAAGGCCGACGATGCCTCGCTGATCGGGATCGGCGGAGGTGCCGCCGCACTTGCAGCCTTCAAGAGCGGTCAGATCGATGCCATATCGCATGTCGACCCCGTCATCGCGCAGCTGCAGTACGACAACGATATCGCCATTCTCCTCGACACCCGCACGGAGGCCGGCACGCGGTCCCTGTTCGGCGGCCCCAACCCGGCTGCGACTGTCTACCTCAAGAAGGACTTCGCCATTGCCAATCCGGTGACGACGCAGCGCACCGTCAACGCGTTCATGAAGGCATTGAAATGGATTGGCCAGGCCAGCCCCGAGGATGTGGCCAGCGTGGTGCCGACGGAATACCAGCTGGGTAACCGCGATCTGTACATGCAGGCCTTCAAGAACTCGAAGGAAATGTACTCGCTGGATGGACTGGTCACCAAGGAAGGGTACGAATCCATGATGGGCGTGCTGAAAACGCTCGATCCGGGACTTGCCAATGCCGATGTCCCCTTCAGCAAGACCTTCGATCCGACATTCGCCAAAGCGGCGAAGACTTGA
- a CDS encoding IS3 family transposase (programmed frameshift), with protein sequence MTRRPRRNHSPAFKAKVALAAIRGEQTLVELSQQFDVHANQIKQWKDQLLEGATGVFGDETKAEPAGPTVDVKTLHAKIGELTLENGFFIRCARQGGIAGRKKMIDREHKLSVVCQAKLLGFSRGSVYYLPRPVPDGDLALMRRIDELHLDYPFAGSRMLQGLLRGEGLETGRLHIATLMKKMGIEAIYRRPNTSKPAPGHKIYPYLLRKLAVTRPNQVWAMDITYVPMARGFVYLCAVVDWFSRRVLSWRLSITMEAAFCIEAVEEALARYGKPDIFNTDQGSQFTSVDFAAVLKKAEIAISMDGKGAWRDNVFVERLWRSIKYEEIYLHAYNTVSEARVGIGRYLTFYNSRRPHSSLDRQTPDQAYFNALAPMMVAA encoded by the exons ATGACAAGACGACCGCGCCGGAACCATAGCCCGGCTTTCAAGGCGAAGGTGGCACTTGCCGCCATCCGAGGTGAGCAGACGCTGGTGGAGTTGTCCCAGCAGTTTGACGTGCACGCCAACCAGATCAAGCAATGGAAAGACCAGCTCCTTGAAGGGGCGACAGGCGTTTTTGGCGATGAAACCAAGGCCGAACCGGCCGGTCCAACCGTCGATGTCAAAACGCTTCATGCCAAGATCGGCGAACTGACACTGGAGAACG GATTTTTTATCCGGTGCGCTCGGCAAGGCGGGATTGCTGGGCGGAAAAAAATGATCGACCGCGAGCATAAGCTATCCGTTGTGTGCCAGGCGAAGCTTCTCGGCTTCAGCCGTGGCAGTGTCTATTATCTGCCTCGTCCAGTGCCTGACGGCGATCTTGCCCTGATGCGCCGGATCGACGAACTGCATCTCGACTACCCGTTTGCCGGAAGTCGAATGTTGCAAGGGCTCTTGAGGGGAGAAGGGCTGGAAACTGGGCGGCTGCACATCGCCACGCTGATGAAGAAGATGGGCATCGAGGCGATTTATCGCCGCCCAAACACCTCAAAACCAGCGCCTGGGCACAAAATCTATCCCTATCTTCTGCGCAAGTTGGCGGTCACCCGGCCCAACCAAGTCTGGGCAATGGACATAACCTACGTTCCGATGGCTCGCGGTTTTGTCTATCTCTGCGCCGTCGTGGACTGGTTCAGCCGGAGGGTTCTGTCGTGGCGGCTGTCGATCACGATGGAAGCGGCCTTCTGCATCGAAGCGGTTGAGGAGGCGCTTGCCCGATATGGCAAACCCGACATCTTCAACACCGACCAGGGGTCGCAGTTTACCTCTGTCGACTTCGCCGCCGTGTTGAAGAAGGCGGAGATCGCCATCTCGATGGACGGCAAGGGTGCGTGGCGGGACAACGTGTTCGTCGAACGGCTCTGGCGGTCGATCAAATACGAGGAAATCTACCTGCACGCCTACAACACCGTGTCCGAGGCCCGCGTCGGCATCGGCCGATATCTTACCTTCTACAATAGCCGACGCCCACATTCATCCCTTGACCGGCAGACACCGGATCAGGCCTACTTCAACGCGCTGGCACCAATGATGGTGGCGGCATAA
- a CDS encoding C39 family peptidase: MPTNNVPYFSQWETPEMTLPVVAKGAAALLDDPLWQQSGAQTVEEYSRWAPNLCGMACLKMILATRGEAHPTLDLARACTQHGGYVVSEDGASIKGLIYAPFVELVSSRFGLKAEIMTGVEAVAIPKLLSRWQSFIASVHHSIRWPDQGPPSKGGHLVLITSASPQAVCFHNPSGHDRASQPDVVQPLDVFDQCFAGRGIAVSFYSWRR, translated from the coding sequence ATGCCAACGAACAACGTGCCGTATTTCAGTCAGTGGGAAACGCCCGAAATGACGTTGCCTGTTGTTGCAAAGGGAGCCGCAGCCCTGCTGGATGATCCGCTTTGGCAGCAATCTGGAGCGCAAACGGTCGAGGAATACTCTCGTTGGGCTCCCAATCTTTGCGGTATGGCATGCCTGAAGATGATCCTCGCAACGCGGGGCGAGGCTCACCCCACGCTTGATCTTGCCCGCGCTTGCACCCAGCATGGCGGTTATGTCGTCAGTGAAGACGGAGCCTCCATCAAAGGGCTGATCTACGCGCCGTTTGTCGAACTGGTTTCCAGCCGTTTCGGTCTGAAAGCCGAAATCATGACAGGTGTCGAGGCGGTGGCCATTCCGAAGCTCCTATCGCGCTGGCAGTCTTTCATCGCATCGGTGCATCACTCGATCCGCTGGCCCGATCAGGGTCCGCCCTCAAAGGGCGGCCATCTGGTGCTGATAACGTCAGCCTCTCCACAAGCTGTCTGCTTTCATAATCCATCCGGCCATGATCGAGCCAGCCAGCCAGACGTCGTCCAGCCGCTCGACGTCTTCGATCAGTGCTTCGCCGGTCGCGGGATCGCCGTGAGTTTTTATAGTTGGAGGCGGTGA
- a CDS encoding VirK family protein — MKRLFAIFLAALLPAAASATEHRQGPLALPAVIRMLGKGQPVAVTVDLSLCSPVPNDANPSKTRGGLRINAFRLTDDGTLAFADEHMTIDLDGKPIVQFLRYKVRPDKSAQFSMTVFSLPPYEQKGTTLEFNCALDRGLSFFPTR, encoded by the coding sequence ATGAAGCGCCTCTTCGCTATTTTTCTCGCGGCCTTGCTGCCCGCCGCAGCGAGTGCAACCGAGCATCGCCAAGGACCGCTCGCCCTGCCGGCTGTAATTCGTATGCTTGGTAAGGGGCAGCCGGTCGCCGTCACCGTTGATCTCAGTCTTTGCAGCCCAGTACCAAACGATGCAAATCCGAGCAAGACACGCGGTGGATTACGGATTAACGCTTTTAGATTGACGGACGATGGGACGCTTGCCTTTGCTGACGAGCATATGACCATCGATCTCGATGGAAAGCCAATCGTTCAGTTTTTACGATACAAAGTCCGCCCAGACAAAAGCGCTCAATTCTCTATGACTGTGTTCAGCCTTCCCCCATACGAACAAAAGGGTACGACACTCGAATTTAATTGTGCATTGGACCGTGGATTAAGTTTCTTCCCAACGCGCTAA
- a CDS encoding cytochrome P450 has protein sequence MNLNNSAERDANFRVPVLPISTLSSDPHGVYRHYRKEIPFILSEAGVYLILRADDVLSLCSDAKTRQVETELVTLRGVGDGPIWEFVQNGMLTSNGDVHLRRRSPLTRTFAFKMIDALRPLIRETVAQIADAVAPDGGMDLLEDFAALIPAKIIASILGLPQDDVKRFTEIVYRFSPLLGGSWRAHDVPQLQRAAGELRSYVADVVARRSYKKNNDFVSRLLFDVESDGSLSAEEVITQIMTLIVGGSDTTRSAIVIQLAVLLQHPDQWDAVLKNHDLVPKAVLECLRYEPAIGSVPRVTTTDIELDGMLLPANKACSLVTMSALRDEHLYRDPDRLDITREQLKWHPVFGAGAHRCLGEALAKVELEEALTVLAERFPTIRAGGAFPKVNGFSGIRTVQNFPVTWDADRHR, from the coding sequence ATGAATCTGAACAACTCCGCAGAGCGCGACGCGAACTTTCGAGTTCCGGTGCTGCCCATTTCAACCCTCAGTTCGGACCCTCATGGCGTCTACCGGCACTACCGAAAGGAGATACCGTTCATCTTGTCGGAAGCGGGGGTATATCTGATCTTGCGTGCCGACGACGTTCTCAGCCTGTGCAGCGATGCTAAGACACGTCAGGTAGAAACAGAGTTGGTCACCCTGCGCGGCGTTGGAGATGGACCGATCTGGGAATTCGTGCAAAACGGGATGCTGACGTCGAATGGGGATGTTCATTTGCGCAGACGATCTCCCCTGACCAGGACATTCGCCTTCAAGATGATTGATGCATTGCGACCTCTCATTAGAGAGACTGTTGCACAGATCGCAGATGCCGTAGCGCCCGATGGTGGCATGGATTTGCTTGAGGACTTTGCCGCTCTTATTCCGGCCAAGATCATTGCGTCGATCTTAGGCCTCCCACAGGACGATGTGAAGAGATTTACAGAGATCGTATACCGTTTCAGTCCGCTCCTGGGCGGATCTTGGCGTGCGCACGATGTACCGCAGCTTCAACGGGCAGCCGGCGAGCTAAGATCATATGTTGCCGACGTCGTGGCTAGGCGCAGTTATAAAAAGAACAATGACTTTGTGAGCAGGCTTCTTTTCGATGTGGAAAGCGACGGCTCCTTGTCCGCCGAGGAAGTGATTACTCAAATCATGACTTTGATCGTCGGTGGTAGCGACACCACGCGATCTGCCATCGTCATCCAGCTCGCAGTGCTTCTCCAGCATCCTGATCAATGGGATGCAGTTTTGAAGAATCACGACCTGGTTCCAAAGGCCGTCCTGGAATGCCTACGTTATGAGCCCGCGATAGGCTCAGTTCCGCGCGTCACCACCACCGATATCGAGTTAGACGGGATGCTCCTCCCCGCCAATAAAGCTTGCTCCCTCGTGACCATGTCCGCCCTCAGAGATGAGCATCTGTATAGGGACCCTGATCGACTAGATATCACAAGAGAGCAATTGAAATGGCATCCGGTATTTGGCGCTGGAGCGCACCGTTGTCTGGGCGAAGCACTTGCAAAAGTTGAGCTGGAAGAGGCATTGACCGTCCTAGCAGAGCGTTTCCCGACCATCAGAGCCGGTGGCGCCTTTCCAAAGGTCAATGGCTTTTCGGGCATACGAACAGTTCAAAACTTTCCCGTGACTTGGGACGCAGATCGGCATCGATAG
- a CDS encoding S9 family peptidase produces MKLVFPLTASLLTAVTPSPKEVDIQALRLRSPIAPTTNTAEFGSPISPSDIMQLHDMRHLEMSPDGKTILFVVQRQVATFGSDQQRIWFVPTDGSEPARELVSGPGVDNTPRWSPDGGMIAFLSNRSSKQTIETDMSTAGKPAASSRPEGQTDGSPPAVLDAGGKQTRQLWKVGRNGGEPVPLPAVPCDITDFAWSPEGTKIAFLSADPDPPGEKADREAKRDWVEMDKAGHMSRLWVLDLLSHKARPVSPETVNVSKMAWSPDGKRMAVRVADTSAINDHFYHSRITTFDLQNGTLGKTLIEHAAEGPLWAPDGTAILASEILTPGFIGMAPRVYSFATNTLIKLADDHAGLLTRLQWAADSRSILALSFEETQSRLVRIAATGNGRVTRLATLEGEAFDLTTSQDDRLVAVALSSPERPADVWTIAGKQIRPITMINPQVARWKCGKVSQISWTSSHDGKRIYSVLVTPPDYTPGNPIKTVIQIHGGPEWAWWAGWLGSWHEWAQMLATHGYAVLLPNPRGSDGQGTAFARAIGHDWGGVDYQDVIDGVDMLVAMKISDPSRLGIGGWSYGGFMAAWAVTHSERFKAAVVGAAPTNMTTMARITDTPDYTMGYFGEPSAHLADLDRVSPVRMLGNVHTPVLVLHGEADTRVPIALGLEFYRALRLLGKPVKMISYPREAHWFSEPEHQADIQRRVLDWFDAYL; encoded by the coding sequence ATGAAGCTAGTATTTCCTCTTACGGCGTCGCTCCTTACAGCCGTGACCCCGTCACCGAAAGAGGTGGACATTCAGGCACTGCGCCTTCGCTCGCCCATCGCTCCAACGACGAATACTGCCGAATTCGGCAGTCCGATTAGCCCTTCTGACATCATGCAGTTACACGACATGCGTCATCTGGAAATGTCGCCTGATGGTAAGACAATATTGTTTGTCGTTCAACGGCAAGTGGCGACCTTCGGCTCCGACCAGCAAAGGATATGGTTCGTGCCGACCGACGGCAGCGAGCCCGCGCGTGAGCTCGTCAGCGGTCCTGGTGTTGACAACACACCGCGCTGGTCTCCGGACGGTGGAATGATCGCGTTCCTGTCAAACCGCAGCAGCAAACAGACCATAGAAACCGATATGTCGACCGCAGGCAAGCCCGCCGCATCCAGCCGACCTGAAGGCCAAACCGATGGATCGCCGCCAGCTGTTTTGGACGCCGGGGGCAAACAGACCCGCCAGCTCTGGAAGGTTGGGCGCAATGGTGGAGAGCCAGTGCCGCTCCCTGCAGTGCCATGCGATATTACCGATTTCGCATGGTCGCCCGAGGGGACGAAGATTGCTTTTCTAAGTGCTGATCCAGATCCACCGGGGGAAAAGGCAGATCGTGAGGCGAAGCGTGACTGGGTCGAGATGGACAAGGCTGGCCACATGTCCCGCCTTTGGGTTCTGGATCTTTTGAGCCACAAGGCGCGACCTGTCTCGCCAGAAACTGTCAACGTCAGTAAAATGGCGTGGTCTCCAGATGGAAAACGCATGGCGGTCCGTGTCGCGGATACCAGCGCGATCAATGATCATTTTTATCATTCGCGGATAACCACTTTTGATCTTCAGAACGGCACACTCGGCAAGACGCTCATTGAACATGCCGCGGAAGGCCCGTTATGGGCACCAGACGGCACTGCCATCCTCGCCTCGGAAATTCTCACGCCGGGCTTTATTGGCATGGCCCCCCGCGTTTACAGCTTTGCGACAAATACACTCATAAAGCTCGCCGACGACCACGCGGGGTTGTTGACTCGGTTGCAATGGGCTGCGGATAGCCGCTCTATCCTCGCCTTGTCATTTGAGGAGACGCAATCCAGATTAGTGAGAATCGCGGCGACCGGGAACGGGCGTGTCACGCGGCTTGCCACTTTGGAAGGTGAGGCTTTCGACCTCACGACTAGTCAAGATGATCGCCTCGTCGCAGTTGCGCTGTCAAGCCCTGAGCGACCTGCCGACGTTTGGACCATCGCCGGCAAACAGATCCGTCCAATTACAATGATCAACCCGCAAGTCGCCCGCTGGAAATGTGGCAAGGTGAGTCAAATATCTTGGACCAGTAGCCATGACGGAAAGCGGATCTATAGTGTCCTCGTTACGCCGCCGGACTACACCCCTGGGAACCCGATTAAGACAGTCATACAAATTCACGGCGGTCCCGAATGGGCGTGGTGGGCGGGGTGGCTTGGGAGCTGGCACGAATGGGCGCAGATGCTGGCGACGCATGGCTATGCCGTATTGCTACCCAATCCGCGCGGCTCGGACGGTCAAGGCACGGCCTTTGCGCGAGCGATTGGGCATGACTGGGGCGGAGTGGACTATCAAGACGTGATCGACGGCGTTGACATGCTCGTCGCAATGAAGATTTCGGACCCTTCGCGCCTCGGCATCGGCGGCTGGAGCTATGGCGGGTTCATGGCGGCCTGGGCGGTGACGCACAGCGAGCGCTTTAAGGCAGCAGTGGTCGGTGCTGCTCCAACCAACATGACTACGATGGCGCGCATTACCGACACGCCCGACTACACCATGGGTTATTTCGGCGAGCCATCCGCGCACCTTGCTGATCTCGATAGGGTATCGCCCGTGCGAATGTTGGGAAACGTTCATACGCCAGTGCTGGTACTGCACGGCGAGGCAGATACGCGAGTGCCGATAGCGCTTGGTCTGGAGTTCTACCGAGCACTAAGACTTCTTGGCAAACCCGTTAAGATGATCAGCTATCCGCGGGAAGCTCATTGGTTTAGCGAGCCTGAGCATCAGGCCGATATCCAGCGCCGCGTTCTCGATTGGTTTGATGCCTACCTCTAG
- the tnpA gene encoding IS66-like element accessory protein TnpA, producing the protein MSADDLGRRRDWSDEEKVRIVEESLQGFRQGSVTARRYGLSRSLLTAWRRQYRSGLLNVSASTGFVPLSISPPGASSEMNSPPRSEDDKTIEIGLPNGRRLTIPASLDPTILARLLPILDAS; encoded by the coding sequence TTGTCCGCCGATGATCTTGGTCGCCGGCGGGATTGGTCGGACGAAGAGAAGGTCCGGATCGTCGAGGAGAGCCTGCAGGGTTTTCGGCAGGGTTCAGTGACAGCACGGCGCTATGGATTGTCGCGATCGTTGCTGACAGCCTGGCGTCGTCAATATCGGAGCGGGCTTTTGAACGTTTCCGCGTCAACGGGCTTCGTACCGCTTTCGATTTCGCCGCCGGGGGCATCTTCCGAGATGAACTCACCGCCGCGGTCTGAAGACGACAAGACGATCGAGATCGGCCTGCCGAACGGCCGGCGGCTGACGATCCCGGCCTCGCTTGATCCGACCATTCTTGCCCGACTGCTACCGATCCTGGATGCGTCATGA
- the tnpB gene encoding IS66 family insertion sequence element accessory protein TnpB (TnpB, as the term is used for proteins encoded by IS66 family insertion elements, is considered an accessory protein, since TnpC, encoded by a neighboring gene, is a DDE family transposase.), which produces MIAFPAGVKVWIAGGVTDMRCGMNSLALKVQEGLGRDPHGGEVFCFRGRKGDLIKVLWHDGVGMSLYIKRLEAGKFIWPVSHNGSAVPVSTAQLGYLLEGIDWRNPRWTQRPSKAG; this is translated from the coding sequence ATGATCGCTTTTCCAGCCGGGGTGAAGGTGTGGATCGCGGGTGGCGTGACGGACATGCGTTGCGGCATGAACAGCCTGGCGCTGAAGGTGCAGGAAGGCCTTGGCCGCGATCCTCATGGCGGTGAGGTCTTCTGCTTTCGCGGCCGCAAGGGTGACCTGATCAAGGTCCTGTGGCACGACGGCGTCGGAATGTCGCTTTATATAAAGCGCCTTGAGGCTGGCAAGTTCATCTGGCCGGTCAGCCATAACGGCTCTGCCGTGCCAGTGTCGACGGCGCAGTTGGGCTACCTCCTGGAAGGGATCGATTGGCGTAATCCGCGTTGGACGCAACGCCCTTCCAAGGCAGGTTGA
- the tnpC gene encoding IS66 family transposase, translating to MDDAASEIARLRAALAASEARAASAEANLAQVRAVVTTSEAMIRHLKLEIAKMRREQYGQSSERRARLIDQMELQLEELEADATEDEIAADRVAAKITNVSAFERRRPARKPFPEHLPRERMIIEAPSTCTCCGSTRIVKMGEDITETLEAIPRQWKVIQTVREKFTCRDCEKISQSPAPFHATPRGWAGPNLLATILFEKFGQHQPLNRQAERYAKEGVDLSLSTLADQVGACATALQPIHDLIRAHVLAAERLHGDDTTVPLLARGATRQARLWTYVRDDRPFAGGAPPAALFYFSPDREKTHPNRHLAGWHGILQADAYGGYNDLYRADRSPGPVRSALCWSHARRKFFELADIAGNVRKGKPAHEISPVALEAVARIDALFDIERGINGMSVEERLAARQEHARPRVEDLYDWLRAQHAQMSKHNPVAKAINYMFDKEGRWEAFTRFLDDGRLCLTNNAAERALRGIALGRKSWLFAGSQRGGERAAFMYSLIVTAKMNDIDPQAWLADVLARMPGIPVSRLPELLPWNWSSAGHVRQKAA from the coding sequence ATGGATGACGCTGCTTCGGAGATAGCCAGATTGCGCGCCGCGCTTGCGGCGTCCGAGGCGCGTGCTGCCTCCGCCGAGGCCAATCTCGCGCAGGTGCGCGCCGTCGTGACAACCTCTGAGGCGATGATCCGGCACCTGAAGCTTGAGATCGCAAAAATGCGCCGCGAACAGTACGGACAAAGTTCGGAACGGCGCGCTCGGTTAATCGACCAGATGGAATTGCAGCTCGAGGAACTCGAAGCTGATGCCACCGAAGACGAGATCGCAGCTGACCGCGTGGCAGCGAAGATCACAAATGTCTCCGCCTTCGAACGCCGCCGGCCGGCCCGTAAGCCGTTTCCTGAGCACCTGCCACGTGAGCGCATGATCATCGAAGCTCCGTCGACCTGCACCTGCTGCGGCTCGACCAGGATCGTGAAGATGGGCGAAGACATCACTGAGACGCTGGAGGCGATCCCGCGGCAGTGGAAAGTGATCCAGACGGTGCGAGAGAAGTTCACCTGCCGGGATTGCGAGAAGATCAGCCAGTCACCGGCCCCGTTCCATGCGACACCGCGGGGATGGGCAGGTCCCAACTTGCTCGCCACGATCCTGTTCGAGAAGTTCGGCCAGCATCAGCCATTGAATCGCCAAGCCGAGCGCTACGCCAAGGAAGGCGTCGATCTCAGCCTCTCCACGTTGGCCGACCAGGTCGGAGCCTGCGCGACCGCCCTGCAGCCGATCCATGACCTGATCCGCGCCCATGTACTGGCAGCCGAACGGCTGCATGGTGACGACACCACCGTGCCGCTCCTGGCCAGGGGCGCAACACGGCAGGCAAGGTTATGGACCTACGTGCGCGATGATCGTCCGTTTGCGGGCGGCGCACCGCCCGCAGCGCTCTTCTACTTCTCACCCGATCGCGAGAAGACCCATCCCAATCGGCATCTCGCCGGGTGGCATGGCATCCTGCAAGCCGATGCCTACGGAGGCTATAACGATCTCTATCGTGCCGATCGAAGTCCGGGGCCGGTCAGGAGTGCACTTTGTTGGAGCCATGCGCGGCGCAAGTTCTTCGAACTGGCAGATATCGCCGGCAACGTACGCAAGGGCAAGCCAGCCCATGAGATATCGCCTGTCGCGCTTGAAGCCGTTGCCCGCATTGACGCGCTCTTCGACATCGAGCGCGGCATAAACGGCATGTCCGTCGAGGAACGGCTTGCCGCTCGGCAGGAGCATGCTCGCCCACGCGTCGAGGATTTGTACGACTGGCTCAGAGCGCAACACGCTCAGATGTCGAAGCACAATCCCGTCGCCAAGGCGATCAACTACATGTTCGATAAGGAGGGACGCTGGGAGGCCTTCACCCGGTTCCTCGATGACGGCAGGCTATGTCTGACCAACAATGCGGCCGAGCGGGCCCTGCGCGGGATTGCTCTCGGAAGAAAGTCCTGGCTATTCGCCGGCTCCCAGCGAGGAGGCGAGCGTGCCGCCTTCATGTATTCTCTGATCGTCACCGCCAAGATGAACGACATCGATCCGCAGGCCTGGCTGGCGGACGTACTCGCTCGCATGCCTGGCATCCCCGTATCAAGGCTGCCGGAACTGTTGCCATGGAACTGGTCTTCCGCAGGCCATGTCCGTCAGAAAGCAGCCTGA
- a CDS encoding cyclase family protein, whose translation MKRKIVDLSVCLENDVMSDPPGYGPSIEYIDHKAALPGLLEFFPGLTAGDLPDGEAWAIERVNLMTHNGTHLDAPYHYASTMDGGHRAITIDEVPLEWCFQAGVKLDFRHFPDGYVASAADVEAELERIGHVISPLDTVVVNTRAGERFGHVDYVASGCGMGREATLYLTKRGVRVTGTDAWSWDAPFVQTAGRYSESGDANLIWEGHKAGREIGYCHLEKLHNLEKLPATGFIIACFPVKIRAASAGWTRAVAILD comes from the coding sequence ATGAAACGGAAAATAGTTGACCTCTCGGTCTGCCTAGAAAACGATGTGATGTCCGATCCCCCTGGGTATGGACCAAGTATCGAGTACATTGACCACAAGGCAGCGCTGCCGGGATTGCTCGAATTTTTCCCGGGGCTTACGGCTGGCGACCTTCCAGATGGGGAAGCGTGGGCCATAGAGCGGGTAAATCTCATGACGCATAACGGCACCCATCTTGATGCACCTTATCACTACGCGTCTACGATGGACGGGGGGCACCGCGCTATCACGATAGACGAGGTTCCCTTAGAGTGGTGCTTTCAAGCCGGTGTCAAACTCGACTTTCGGCATTTCCCTGACGGATACGTGGCATCAGCTGCTGACGTTGAGGCCGAACTGGAGCGTATCGGCCATGTTATCTCGCCGCTGGATACCGTCGTTGTAAACACGCGGGCGGGCGAACGCTTCGGACATGTTGACTACGTCGCATCAGGCTGTGGGATGGGGCGCGAGGCGACGCTCTATCTGACAAAGCGCGGTGTACGCGTGACGGGTACCGACGCCTGGAGTTGGGACGCGCCGTTCGTCCAAACGGCGGGACGATACTCCGAGAGTGGCGACGCAAACCTAATTTGGGAGGGGCACAAGGCCGGGCGCGAAATAGGTTACTGCCATCTCGAAAAGCTTCACAATCTTGAAAAGCTGCCTGCGACGGGATTCATCATCGCCTGCTTCCCGGTAAAAATCCGGGCGGCATCGGCAGGATGGACACGAGCAGTCGCTATACTTGATTGA
- a CDS encoding plasmid pRiA4b ORF-3 family protein — protein MFKAANAVQIRVSIDKIEPDVWRRLVLPVQWNLEHLHLGIQAAFNWWNYHLYEFRIGGLRYGEVETLTEDATDDDPRVFDQREVRLLDFEQGSVFSYHYDFGDDWQHTVVVEEFLTLTATPKHGSCVAGARARPPEDVGGVSGHERFLEIIADREDPEYDETIRWCGGYFDPEWFDLSSTDKDLRNALRSNVKRRLYQPKPKANPKK, from the coding sequence ATGTTCAAAGCCGCAAATGCTGTCCAAATCAGAGTTTCCATCGATAAGATCGAACCAGACGTCTGGCGCCGGCTGGTCCTGCCGGTCCAATGGAACCTAGAGCATCTGCATCTTGGAATTCAGGCTGCATTCAACTGGTGGAATTATCATCTCTATGAGTTCCGGATCGGTGGTCTGCGATATGGGGAAGTCGAGACCCTGACGGAGGATGCCACCGACGACGATCCTCGGGTCTTCGATCAGAGAGAGGTCCGTTTGCTGGACTTCGAGCAAGGTTCCGTGTTCAGCTACCATTATGATTTCGGGGACGACTGGCAGCACACCGTCGTGGTTGAAGAGTTCTTGACGCTCACCGCTACGCCGAAGCACGGGAGCTGTGTCGCAGGCGCAAGGGCGCGACCACCGGAGGATGTCGGCGGCGTGTCGGGACATGAGCGGTTCCTGGAGATCATCGCCGACCGGGAAGACCCGGAGTATGACGAAACCATCCGTTGGTGCGGTGGCTACTTCGATCCGGAATGGTTTGACCTTTCGAGTACCGACAAGGATCTGCGCAATGCACTGCGATCAAATGTCAAACGGCGTCTGTATCAACCGAAACCGAAAGCCAATCCAAAGAAATGA